Proteins encoded together in one uncultured Desulfosarcina sp. window:
- a CDS encoding tetratricopeptide repeat protein translates to MELKIMKGDVMNRNATSWLRLHRWCRNFLFSTVIVFIAGCSLFGPSCEERENQLIEIYNGYIESTTSLTESEILKKCKTAIEKCPDCIIGYELAGMVHWENGQLNEALAFYRSALNLDPEDEQILTDTQLVAYSAGKVHLFVDDDGTIQTAPFSKITLGQYAMAPEENRLQWCESCLKARLLKSTESDVVDKSGNTVGSSSFTIDYDITSAKDFDGRLLSEAASEPNGPLAKASTKVNMSGSFSYGTTLY, encoded by the coding sequence ATGGAACTCAAAATAATGAAGGGAGACGTAATGAACAGGAATGCGACATCTTGGCTTCGGCTGCATCGATGGTGCCGGAATTTTCTTTTCTCGACGGTCATCGTTTTTATTGCCGGCTGTTCTCTGTTCGGCCCATCTTGTGAGGAACGCGAAAATCAATTGATTGAAATTTATAATGGCTATATTGAATCGACGACCTCGCTTACTGAGTCGGAAATTCTCAAGAAATGCAAGACAGCCATCGAGAAATGTCCCGATTGCATAATCGGCTATGAGCTGGCCGGAATGGTGCATTGGGAGAATGGACAGCTAAATGAGGCTCTTGCGTTTTACCGTAGCGCGTTGAATCTTGATCCCGAAGATGAGCAGATCCTCACAGACACTCAACTTGTCGCCTACTCGGCAGGAAAAGTGCATCTTTTTGTCGATGATGACGGTACGATTCAAACCGCCCCATTTAGCAAGATCACCCTGGGACAGTATGCCATGGCTCCGGAAGAAAATCGCCTTCAATGGTGTGAATCTTGTCTGAAGGCACGCCTGTTGAAATCGACAGAGAGCGACGTTGTCGACAAATCTGGAAACACTGTCGGCTCTTCATCCTTTACAATCGATTACGATATCACGTCAGCAAAGGATTTTGACGGTCGATTGCTGAGCGAAGCGGCATCGGAACCAAACGGGCCACTTGCCAAGGCCAGTACGAAAGTGAATATGAGTGGCAGTTTCAGCTATGGCACCACACTGTATTAA